The window TCATCTATATCAAATAAATTATTAATAAACTTATTTATTTCTTTTTCTAAATATTCTCTTGAATAGAATTTTTTTCTAACATTACCTAATGGATCAATAAATATAGCAGTACAATTTTCATCTTTGTTTTCAGAATAATGTATATCTAGTTCAATTTCAAACTCTTTATCTATGTTTTCATAGAAAAATTCATTTTTTTCATGATGTATTTTTATTTTATATTTTCTTGGAATATCTATTTTTTCAAATAAAATTAAATTGTATTTTCCAAAACTATACTCCATAATTACTCCCTCCTATGCAACAATATTTTTATTTAAATTATTATTTTTGAAATTATAAATATTTTCTAAGGTAGTTTCAGCGATATTTGTTAAAGCTTCACATGTAAAGAATCCTTGATGACCAGTAATTAAAACATTTGGAAAAGTGGTTAATCTAACAAAAGTATCATCATCAATTATTTCACTTGACAAATCTTCAAAGAAAATATCCTCTTCTTCCTCATATACATCTAAACCCAAGTAACCTATTTTTTTAGATTTTAATCCTTCAATTACAGCTTGTGTATCAATTAAACCTCCTCTGCTAGTATTTATTATCATAACTCCATTTTTCATTTTAGATATATTATCTTTGTTTATTATATGATAAGTTTCCTTATTTAACGGGGTATGCAATGATATTATATCAGACTTTTTTAATAATGTATCTAAAGTCACATATTCACCAATAAATTCATCATTTGGAAATTTATCATATCCTAAAATATTCATTCCAAAACCTTTTAAAATATTAGCAACTATTCTTCCGATTTTTCCAGTACCTATTAATCCTATTGTTTTTCCGTGCAAATCAAAACCTAACAATCCATCTAAAGAAAAATTATTTTCCTTTACTCTAAAGTATGCCTTATGAATTTTTCTGTTTAAAGATAGTATTAAAGCTACAGTGTGTTCTGCTACAGCATATGGTGAATATTTAGGTACATGCACTACTCTTAATCCAAGTTCTTTTGCAGCATCTAAATCTACATGATTAAAACCTGCAGATCTTAATGCAATTAATTTAATACCATTATCTTTTAATATTTTTAAAACATCTCTGTTCAAGTTGTCATTAACAAAAGCGCAAACTACATCAAAATTTTTAGCTAAAATAGCTGTTTTTTCATTTAATCTAGTTTCAAAATATCTAATATCGAAATTATATTTCTTGTTTGCATGGTTAAAAAAATCCATATCATATTTTTTTGTACTAAAAAAGGCTATTTTCATATAAACCCTCTCCCTTCTAATAAGATTATAATTTAATCAATTAAATTATAATAAATATTTTTTTCACTAACCTTATGTTTATATTACGACTTATTTTGTCGGAATTAAAGCAATTGATTATATGG of the Marinitoga litoralis genome contains:
- a CDS encoding 2-hydroxyacid dehydrogenase — protein: MKIAFFSTKKYDMDFFNHANKKYNFDIRYFETRLNEKTAILAKNFDVVCAFVNDNLNRDVLKILKDNGIKLIALRSAGFNHVDLDAAKELGLRVVHVPKYSPYAVAEHTVALILSLNRKIHKAYFRVKENNFSLDGLLGFDLHGKTIGLIGTGKIGRIVANILKGFGMNILGYDKFPNDEFIGEYVTLDTLLKKSDIISLHTPLNKETYHIINKDNISKMKNGVMIINTSRGGLIDTQAVIEGLKSKKIGYLGLDVYEEEEDIFFEDLSSEIIDDDTFVRLTTFPNVLITGHQGFFTCEALTNIAETTLENIYNFKNNNLNKNIVA